The Zingiber officinale cultivar Zhangliang chromosome 10A, Zo_v1.1, whole genome shotgun sequence genome contains a region encoding:
- the LOC122027488 gene encoding probable xyloglucan endotransglucosylase/hydrolase protein 32: MDLRRPCLLLLLLFLVLHCCRAQPSPGYFPSYRYRPLRGFNRGFNNLWGPEHQIVTGDQRSVTIWLDSHSGSGFKSIKPFRNGYFSASIKLQPGYTAGVNTAFYLSNNQVHPGFHDEVDIEFLGTTPGKPYTLQTNVYVRGSGDRRIIGREMKFHLWFDPTAGFHNYAILWNPTEIIFYVDDVPIRRYPRRNAGTYPLRPMWLYGSIWDASSWATEDGKYKADYRYQPFVARFTRFTVHGCSAFAPPRCHPVPPSGYGAGLSRQQSAAMQWAQRNYMVYNYCSDPKRDHSLTPECRS, from the exons ATGGATCTCCGTCGCccatgtcttcttcttcttcttctttttctagtGCTGCATTGTTGCCGGGCTCAGCCTTCCCCTGGTTACTTCCCCAGCTACCGGTACCGGCCGCTCAGGGGCTTCAATCGCGGCTTCAACAATCTCTGGGGCCCCGAGCACCAGATCGTCACCGGCGACCAGCGCTCCGTCACGATTTGGCTCGACAGCCACTCGG GGAGCGGCTTCAAATCCATCAAGCCATTCCGGAATGGGTATTTTAGCGCGTCGATTAAGCTCCAACCTGGGTACACCGCCGGAGTGAACACCGCCTTTTAC CTCTCGAACAACCAAGTGCATCCTGGGTTCCACGACGAGGTGGACATCGAGTTCCTGGGGACGACGCCCGGAAAGCCGTACACGCTGCAGACAAACGTGTACGTGAGAGGCAGCGGCGATCGCCGGATCATCGGCAGGGAGATGAAGTTCCACCTCTGGTTCGATCCCACTGCAGGCTTCCACAACTACGCCATTCTCTGGAATCCAACTGAGATCAT ATTCTACGTCGACGACGTACCCATCCGCCGGTACCCGCGAAGAAACGCCGGGACGTACCCGCTGAGGCCGATGTGGCTGTACGGGTCGATTTGGGACGCGTCCTCGTGGGCGACGGAGGACGGCAAGTACAAGGCCGACTACCGGTACCAGCCGTTCGTGGCGCGGTTCACCCGGTTCACCGTCCACGGCTGCTCCGCCTTCGCGCCGCCTCGCTGCCACCCGGTGCCGCCGTCGGGGTACGGCGCCGGGCTGAGCCGGCAGCAGAGCGCGGCCATGCAATGGGCTCAGAGGAACTACATGGTCTACAACTACTGCAGCGATCCAAAGAGGGATCATTCCCTAACCCCTGAGTGCCGGTCCTGA